CCTCGTGATTATGGCGAGCACGGTGAGTGCCGTTGTGGGTGGGCGGGGGGCGTACTGAGTGCGGGGGACTGCTCGTCGACCTCGGGCAGGAGGAATCGGTGAGGTCGCGGAGGGCGATGACCACAGCGGGTCAGTACGAGTCGGCAACGGGCGATATCCTCCCGAACATGGCGGTCACGCAGGCTGATGGAGGGGCTGTCGCACCTGCACCCTCGGGTGACCGCAGCGTGTGGCCGTTCGGCTTCTCGATTTCGCACATGATCGCCACCGGACTCTTCGTCTGGTGCCTACTGTCGACCACGGTTGAGGGCTTCAGCGCCTTCGGGGTGGATTTGTCACGGACGCGACAGTTGGCGACTGTGTACGCCGTAGCGCTCTTCGTCTTGTTCATGCGACCGTGGCGCTATTGGACCCTCCCCGTCCGATGGGGTGTCGGAGTACTCGCGGCCATGATTGCGCTTGGCTTCAGCAGTTGGAGTTTGCGCGAAGGATCGCCGATCGCGATCAACTACTGGATGCAGTGGTTGCTGCCGATGTCGTGCCTTGTACTCGCGCTTTCGGCCGATCCCCGGCTCCTGCGTCTTTGGCGGATGATCATCATCGGTTACGGCATCTTCATCGCTACCTACCAGGTCGTCGGATTGGCGTTCCTTCCGCCCGTCGACGTGAACATCTCGTGGAGCTTCTACGACTTTCGTTTCATCAACGCTCCTTTGGCGCTGGTGATGTTGTTGGGCATGATCTTCGCGGCAACCGGCCGGACGCAGCGCGCATGGATCCGCACTGTCGTTGCCGCGGGCCTGGGCATTTCGGTTGTCTTTGCGCAACACCGGAGCGTGTGGGCGGCGCTCCTCGTCGCCACGTGCCTGATCTTCGTGAGGTGGGTCGCCTCCGGGCGCCGGCCCGGGCTCATCCCAGGGCCGCTGGTGGCTTTCGGTTTCATGCTGTTCGCCGCCGTTCTCCCACTTGTTTCGTCATGGTCGGTGTTACCCAGCGCGGAAGCGGCACCTGAGTCCGGAGCGGTGGCCGCCCCCTTCAGAGCGACCAGTACTCTCGGCTGGCGGCTCGAGATGTGGACCAGTCGGATGGAGGCCGATCGAACACCCTTGGAGTGGGCCTTCGGGGGGGCATTCGGGCAGACGCCCGCGTGGGGCCCCGACAGCAACGTGATGGTTCCGGTCGTCAACTCGCACAACATGTACGTGGACCTCATCACGATGCTTGGGATAGCCGGGGTGGCCGCCTTCCTGGCTCTCCTCTACGCCGCCTACGCATCGCACGCGCCACGACTTCGCTCCACCATGCTCGCCCTTGCTGCATGCTTGACCTTCGGCCTGTTCTTCCAGTGGCCGCCAGTAGCCTGGTTGATTCTGGGTCTAGCGGTCGGCCAGACCCGGTCGCGGCCGTCTACCCCGGCTTCTGGCGTGATGAACTGACACCTTCGGTTCCGGTGCGCAGGGCCAGCGAGTCGTCTCCTACGGCATGCGTGGTGTAGCCAGTCGCTGTGAGATGGGCCAGGAGTGCCTCTCGGCGCACGTCGCCGAAGTGCGCATGTTCGAAGAACACGACTGCGGGTCGCAACGTCTCAAGGGCGCTGTGTTGGAGGACCACATCGTCGTAGCCCTCTGTGTCCACGACGAGGATGTCGGGTGGCGGACACCCACTCTTGGACAGAACCTGAGGCAGGGGCATGCACGGGACACTTTGCCGGAGAATGAGTCTGTCGATCGGGAGATCCCCGTTGTAGTACTTGGCGAGCCAGGCCGAGACGTGGTCACGAGAGCTTGAAGTGACACCGGTCGGTGCCCGGTAAGTCGGCCAATCGGCGGCGTACCGGGGTTGACAGTACTCCCAATGGGAGGGGTCGATGACGAAGAGGTCGAGACTCCCGGTCGGGCCGATCGCCCCGTTGATGATGTCGATGTCTGGGTGCCCGGCGTAGGTGTCGCGGAGATGGGGGATGACAAGGTTCTGCGGCTCGATCAGGAGCAGTCGCGTACGGTCCCAGTAACTCGTCACCACCGGGTTCACTGGATCGTTGTGTTGCCCGTCGTTTGCGCCGACCTGGACGATGGTGAGGTGACGCCTAGACGTTAGAAGCGATTCGCACGCGACTCGAAGGAGGAGAGGACCGTCAACGCCGCTGGGCGGATGCAGGGGGAACTGACCAGCGGCGCGCATCAGACGGTTTCGCGCCCTGCGGACGATCCCGGTTTCGCTTCCCATCCGGTCCTCCGTCTGAACCGCGCCTCCTCGGTACTTCGGGTCCGACTCTACTGGTGGCGTTCGTTGTGACGATCGGCCTGTAGACGATTGGGTACTGTCGTCTGGTGACCCCAGCCCCTCCCAGGATCGCGATCGTCACGCCTGTGAGCGATGTCAGGCACGCGACCCTTCAGATCGAGGCGGCCAGGTTGAACGGTCATACTGCTTTCGTTGTACCGGGCGGGGGAGCGACGAGTTGGCCTCTCGATGTGGAGCGGCATGAGTTGAAGTCGTTCGGAAACTCCCACAGCCGACAGTGGATGGTGGGCCTCGGAACCGTATTGGACGGTATTCAGCCGGATCTCATCCACATCGCCAACGAACCTTGGGCCTTCACGACGTTGAGGGCCCTGCGCACAGGTCTGCCCGTTGTCGTACACGGGGGTGAGAGCCTGTACCGTGAGGCCCCGCTGAGATACCGGCTCAGGCGAGGGAACACGTCCCGTCGTTTGAGGCAGTTGGCCGGGTATGTCAACTGGGGGACGACTGGTCTGCGGGCCGCCGAGGATGCGGGGTTGCCAGGTGATGTACCGAAGGCCGTGATACCGGGCTCACCGCCCGATCCGGGCGTGTTCTCCTATCAGCCGCTGCGGCCGCTGGGAGATCGTTTGCGGGTGGTCGCCGTCGGTCGCTTGGTGGCTGCCAAGGGGATCGACTGTCTCCTTGAAGCCGCCGCTGATCCCAGCCGCCGACAGCGCATCGACCTGACAGTGGTTGGTGACGGTCCATATGCGCAGAATCTTCGGACCAAAGCGGCCGCGCTCGGCTTGGCAGTGAGATTCACAGGCGATCTGGATGCTGGGAGTGTGCACGAAGAACTCGTGAAGGCTGATGTTCTCGTCCAGCCGTCCTTGTCGACGCCCAGTTCCCGTGAGCAGTGGGGCCGCTCAGTGGTGGAGGCCATGATGACTGGGCGGCCTGTCATCACCTCGGACTGCGGCGAACTACCCCATCTCGTTCAGGATCGCGACTGCGTGTTTCCCCAAGGTGATTCGCCGGCTTTGGGGCGAGCGCTCGATGAGTTGATGGAGCAGCGGGCGCTGTTGACGATCCGAGCAGAGCGCGCTCGGCGGCGCGCTGAGGCCTTCCGACCGGATGTACTCTCCCATGAACTGGTCGCGCTCTGGAGGGCCGCACTGGCCTACTGGCAACGCAGCCACGAAACGGCCACGAGTCCATGAGGATTCTCGCCGTCCACGTGCAATATCAGCAACCAGGGGGCGAGGACGCCTCCTTGGAAGCGGAGACGCGGATGCTGAAGGCGCGAGGGCACACAGTCCGCAAACTGGTAATCCGCAGCGAGGACTTCGTTATGCGAGGACCCAGCCATCAACTCAAGGCGGCTGTACTCGGAGACGGGACTCTGCGCGCAACGATCCGCAGGGAGTTGGCCGTTTCGCCCGACGTGGTGTACCTGAACAATTGGTTTCCGTGGCTCGCGCCCCTGGTCGATGAACTCGCACGGGTCCCGATTCTCGCCGCCGTCAGGAACTATCGCATGTGGTGTATCAATGGACTCTTCTTCAGGGATGGTGCTGACTGCCACCTTTGCGCGGGAGGAAAGGAATGGCAAGGCGTGCGCCATGTCTGCTACCGCGGGGTTGGGGAGTCGATTGTGGCCGCCCAGGCCGTGAGGTCGGTGCGTCGGACACTGCAGGGGAACCCGCAGGTTCACTTCGCGGGCGTATCGAACCATGTTTGCGAGGTCCTGGTTCGCGCTGGCATTCCCGCGTCACGGGTCCATGAGAAGCCCAACGTCGTGTTCCCCAGCCCACCTGTTGGGCCGGGGGGAGACGACGTGGTCTTCGTCGGACGCCTTGAACCGGAGAAGGGGCTCGGGCAGTTCCTCGACGCGACGCGCTCTTTGGGTTGTCGGCCGGTGGTCGTCGGCGCCGGCTCGATGGCGGGAATAGCTCGCGGAGTCGATTACCGTGGCGAGCTTGCGCACACTGAGGTACTCGAAATCCTTGGCCGCGCTCGGGTGACCGTCGTGCCTTCCCTGTGGCAGGAGCCGTTCGGGAGGGTCGCGGCGGAAAGCCTGGGGTGCGGCACGCCGATCATCGTGAGCGACGCCGGTGGGCTCAGGGGTATCGGGGACCCAGCGTGTTCCCAGGTTGTGCCGGCTGGCGACACAGGTGCCCTCGCGCTAGTGATCCAGGAAGCGATGTCGCGGCCCTACTGGGCCACGGAAGCCCGACAAGCGAGCCATCGTCGATTTCTGAGCCACTACTCACAGGAAGCCGTCGCTGGACGGCTCGAGTCCGCACTTCGCTCGGTACTATCAGCGGCCTGAAGCTCTGATGTATCCCGACCGACCGACTCTAGACTTGCCAGATGCATGACGCGTCATCGGAAGCGGGTCCGCGGCCCACCATTGCTGTGCTGATGGCCTGTCACAACC
This genomic interval from Candidatus Nanopelagicales bacterium contains the following:
- a CDS encoding FkbM family methyltransferase gives rise to the protein MGSETGIVRRARNRLMRAAGQFPLHPPSGVDGPLLLRVACESLLTSRRHLTIVQVGANDGQHNDPVNPVVTSYWDRTRLLLIEPQNLVIPHLRDTYAGHPDIDIINGAIGPTGSLDLFVIDPSHWEYCQPRYAADWPTYRAPTGVTSSSRDHVSAWLAKYYNGDLPIDRLILRQSVPCMPLPQVLSKSGCPPPDILVVDTEGYDDVVLQHSALETLRPAVVFFEHAHFGDVRREALLAHLTATGYTTHAVGDDSLALRTGTEGVSSSRQKPG
- a CDS encoding glycosyltransferase family 4 protein, with translation MTPAPPRIAIVTPVSDVRHATLQIEAARLNGHTAFVVPGGGATSWPLDVERHELKSFGNSHSRQWMVGLGTVLDGIQPDLIHIANEPWAFTTLRALRTGLPVVVHGGESLYREAPLRYRLRRGNTSRRLRQLAGYVNWGTTGLRAAEDAGLPGDVPKAVIPGSPPDPGVFSYQPLRPLGDRLRVVAVGRLVAAKGIDCLLEAAADPSRRQRIDLTVVGDGPYAQNLRTKAAALGLAVRFTGDLDAGSVHEELVKADVLVQPSLSTPSSREQWGRSVVEAMMTGRPVITSDCGELPHLVQDRDCVFPQGDSPALGRALDELMEQRALLTIRAERARRRAEAFRPDVLSHELVALWRAALAYWQRSHETATSP
- a CDS encoding glycosyltransferase family 4 protein, with the translated sequence MLKARGHTVRKLVIRSEDFVMRGPSHQLKAAVLGDGTLRATIRRELAVSPDVVYLNNWFPWLAPLVDELARVPILAAVRNYRMWCINGLFFRDGADCHLCAGGKEWQGVRHVCYRGVGESIVAAQAVRSVRRTLQGNPQVHFAGVSNHVCEVLVRAGIPASRVHEKPNVVFPSPPVGPGGDDVVFVGRLEPEKGLGQFLDATRSLGCRPVVVGAGSMAGIARGVDYRGELAHTEVLEILGRARVTVVPSLWQEPFGRVAAESLGCGTPIIVSDAGGLRGIGDPACSQVVPAGDTGALALVIQEAMSRPYWATEARQASHRRFLSHYSQEAVAGRLESALRSVLSAA